A single Ignavibacteriales bacterium DNA region contains:
- a CDS encoding sugar ABC transporter permease has translation MHKKRFVSVIFIYLFLILFTVIAIYPILNVFTISIRPGDKLLSTSLAIIPDNWTFQQYINLFTQTDFLNWIVNSLLVSLTVTFTGVALASTAGYAISRFNFVGKKISMLGLMGTQMFPATMLLLPMYIMLIKLQLINSYLGIIIIYSATALPFCVWQMKGFYDTIPFSLEESARIDGCNRWQAFYVIILPLAAPALVITALFSFMTAWSEYIVAAQILQDTSLYTLPLGLKSFESKLSTEWGLYAAASLVVSIPVVVLFVILSKWLVSGLTLGSVKG, from the coding sequence ATGCACAAAAAAAGATTTGTATCAGTAATATTTATTTATCTGTTTTTAATCCTTTTCACGGTTATTGCCATTTATCCGATACTGAATGTGTTTACCATTTCGATCAGACCTGGTGACAAACTCTTATCAACATCTCTGGCTATCATACCGGATAACTGGACATTCCAGCAGTATATAAATCTATTTACGCAGACGGATTTTCTGAACTGGATAGTGAATTCGCTGCTTGTTTCACTTACGGTAACCTTTACCGGAGTGGCGCTGGCTTCCACTGCAGGATATGCTATTTCCCGTTTTAACTTTGTCGGTAAAAAAATAAGTATGCTTGGGCTTATGGGTACACAAATGTTCCCCGCAACCATGCTCCTGCTGCCAATGTATATCATGCTTATTAAACTTCAGCTGATTAATAGTTACCTCGGAATAATTATTATTTACTCCGCTACGGCGCTTCCGTTCTGTGTCTGGCAGATGAAAGGATTCTATGATACTATCCCTTTTAGTCTTGAAGAAAGCGCACGAATTGACGGCTGCAACCGCTGGCAGGCGTTTTATGTAATTATTCTGCCGTTGGCTGCACCTGCTTTAGTGATTACTGCACTTTTTTCGTTCATGACTGCATGGTCGGAATACATAGTAGCGGCGCAGATTTTACAGGATACGTCACTCTACACACTTCCGCTTGGGTTAAAATCATTTGAATCAAAACTCTCAACTGAATGGGGCCTCTATGCTGCCGCCAGTCTTGTAGTGAGTATTCCCGTGGTGGTCTTGTTTGTAATACTTAGTAAGTGGCTTGTCAGCGGTCTGACTCTCGGAAGTGTGAAAGGATAA
- a CDS encoding MFS transporter — MTDKVKEIIAGFKKSFWVANIMELFERIAYYGQATILSIYLRDYLQFTEGEAGQLSSIFGGLIYFLPIFAGAIADKIGFRKAFMFAFSVLAFGYFLIGSVAMDQFAGLYSNIDRFPLLVAILIFTAIGGSFIKPSVLGTIAFTSTEKTKSLGYAIYYWLVNIGGAVGPLIAFLVRDAIGIQAVFAVSAVSCLLMVISTFFFFDEPTTPDQRTTKSLGELFVNLLKVLSNIRFMIFLTIFAMYWLMFWQIFIIIPYYVTDFISKDAPFELIQSVGAWSIILLQLVINRLTKDVRTIYAIILGFAISALCWGIIFLNPTIPMVIAGLVVFSIGEQTQAPRYYEYIADIAPAGQVGLFQGYAFLPVAMGWVFGGTLGGYLYETFAKAQNNPDAIFLILFGVGIFATLCMFFYNMLIHKHTA, encoded by the coding sequence ATGACTGACAAAGTAAAGGAAATCATTGCCGGATTCAAAAAATCCTTCTGGGTTGCAAACATCATGGAGCTGTTCGAACGAATTGCTTATTACGGACAGGCAACCATTCTCAGTATCTATCTGCGTGATTATCTGCAGTTTACCGAAGGAGAGGCAGGGCAGCTCAGTTCAATTTTCGGCGGATTGATATACTTCCTTCCAATTTTCGCCGGTGCCATTGCAGACAAAATCGGATTCAGAAAAGCATTCATGTTTGCATTCTCCGTGCTTGCATTCGGTTATTTCCTGATCGGTTCGGTTGCTATGGATCAGTTCGCCGGACTATACAGCAATATTGACCGGTTTCCGCTGCTGGTAGCTATTCTTATATTTACTGCAATAGGCGGTTCTTTTATCAAACCAAGTGTACTGGGTACCATTGCATTCACCAGTACCGAAAAAACCAAATCACTTGGTTATGCCATTTATTACTGGCTGGTAAATATCGGCGGTGCGGTAGGTCCCCTTATTGCTTTCTTAGTCAGAGATGCAATCGGCATTCAGGCGGTATTCGCAGTTTCGGCTGTCAGCTGCCTTCTTATGGTAATCTCAACTTTTTTCTTCTTTGATGAACCTACCACACCTGATCAGAGAACAACTAAAAGTCTTGGTGAATTATTCGTTAATCTGCTTAAAGTGCTTTCGAATATAAGATTTATGATCTTCCTGACAATTTTTGCTATGTATTGGCTTATGTTCTGGCAGATATTTATCATCATTCCTTATTACGTAACAGATTTTATTTCAAAGGATGCTCCATTTGAACTAATTCAGTCGGTTGGTGCATGGTCTATCATTCTGCTCCAGCTCGTCATAAACCGTCTTACAAAAGATGTTAGAACTATTTACGCGATAATCCTCGGATTTGCCATCTCTGCTCTCTGCTGGGGAATTATTTTCCTGAATCCCACAATCCCGATGGTTATTGCAGGACTTGTGGTTTTCTCAATAGGAGAACAAACGCAGGCCCCAAGATATTATGAATATATCGCAGATATCGCTCCTGCTGGACAGGTAGGTTTGTTCCAGGGCTATGCATTCCTGCCAGTTGCCATGGGATGGGTTTTTGGCGGAACTCTTGGCGGATATCTTTACGAAACTTTTGCAAAAGCACAAAACAATCCCGATGCGATCTTTCTGATTCTGTTCGGCGTTGGCATTTTTGCAACTCTCTGCATGTTTTTTTACAACATGCTTATACATAAACATACTGCTTAA
- a CDS encoding extracellular solute-binding protein, with protein MKKLLLFLPILVLLLSGCGNKRSDNEIVIWHTMRPEETQQLQDQIDRFTAKNPGIKIQQLFKETEEMRSGFIVAAIGGQGPDLVYGPSDQIGPFEEIGIIKPLDSIFTAEYLSNFNDKALIYSGGHVWQLADKLGNHLTLVYNKALVKTPPSTDKELIELGKKLTIDKNGDGRPDQYGLVWNYTEPYFFVPFLTGFNGWVVDSTRKPTLNTPEMVRGLNFIKELRDVHKIIPNEADYNVADALFKEGRAGMIINGDWSWSSYGNAGIDYGITPLPIITETGKHCAPMISPKGYSININVNETKLQTIKAFLEYVMSPEQQLETALKTKTFPTRKELYDDARLMTDSVVINSRRQIELGVGLPIFTEMRAIWDAMRPPYQAVLGGTYTAEQAAKQMQRDAEIKIKELREDYSDPVGGLIVQVLMLAAVIGLLYAMRNSFKEFFRNLSRDSFAYYMAMPAIVILFAVIFYPFFYNIVLSFSNMSLAHLSDWSIVGFVQYVQVFKEPKLYEIFLKTIIWTAANIFFHVTIGVTLALFLNQKLPGTTLFRVLLILPWAVPQYIVALTWRGMFNYEYGSINQILMQFLSMNPIEWLKSPVEAFIAVIITNVWLGFPFMMIIALGGLQSIPAELYEAADIDGAKWYQKLRNITIPLLKPVMIPAITLGIVWTFNNLNVVWLVSNAGEPSDSTHILVSFVYKAAFNLYRYGYAAAFSVILFIFLAVFWYFFQRKTKATESVY; from the coding sequence ATGAAAAAACTACTACTCTTTTTACCGATACTGGTTTTACTATTATCCGGCTGCGGCAACAAGCGGTCTGATAATGAAATAGTTATCTGGCATACGATGAGACCGGAGGAAACCCAGCAGCTTCAGGATCAGATAGACCGGTTCACTGCAAAGAATCCCGGAATAAAAATCCAGCAGCTCTTTAAGGAAACTGAGGAGATGAGGTCTGGCTTTATTGTCGCTGCTATTGGCGGTCAGGGACCTGATCTTGTATACGGCCCATCTGATCAGATAGGACCTTTCGAAGAGATTGGAATCATAAAACCTCTCGATTCTATTTTTACGGCAGAGTATCTCTCAAACTTTAATGACAAAGCCCTTATATATTCGGGCGGACATGTATGGCAGTTAGCTGATAAACTTGGCAACCATCTGACACTCGTTTATAATAAGGCGCTTGTTAAGACTCCTCCTTCAACTGATAAAGAATTAATTGAACTCGGTAAAAAACTGACGATTGATAAAAACGGAGACGGACGACCGGATCAGTATGGTCTCGTCTGGAATTATACCGAACCTTATTTCTTCGTGCCGTTCCTCACCGGATTTAATGGATGGGTGGTTGATTCAACCCGCAAACCAACTCTTAATACTCCGGAGATGGTAAGAGGGCTGAATTTCATAAAAGAACTGCGTGATGTACATAAAATCATTCCGAATGAGGCTGATTATAATGTAGCTGATGCACTCTTTAAGGAGGGGAGAGCGGGAATGATTATTAATGGTGACTGGTCATGGTCAAGCTATGGCAACGCGGGAATTGATTATGGTATTACGCCGCTGCCAATAATTACAGAGACCGGAAAACACTGCGCACCGATGATTTCTCCGAAGGGATATTCAATTAACATCAATGTTAATGAAACAAAGCTGCAGACCATAAAGGCGTTTCTTGAATATGTCATGAGCCCGGAACAGCAGCTTGAAACGGCGCTCAAAACAAAAACCTTCCCGACACGGAAAGAGTTATACGATGATGCTCGCCTAATGACGGATTCAGTGGTAATCAATTCACGCCGTCAGATTGAACTCGGCGTTGGTCTTCCCATTTTCACGGAGATGAGAGCAATATGGGACGCAATGCGTCCGCCATATCAGGCAGTGCTTGGTGGTACTTATACGGCTGAGCAGGCGGCAAAGCAAATGCAGCGTGATGCTGAAATTAAGATTAAAGAACTGCGGGAGGATTATTCCGATCCTGTTGGCGGCCTGATTGTTCAGGTATTAATGCTCGCAGCGGTGATTGGTCTGCTTTATGCAATGCGTAACAGCTTCAAAGAATTCTTCAGGAATCTGAGCAGAGATTCATTTGCGTATTATATGGCTATGCCTGCCATAGTAATACTTTTCGCGGTCATATTTTATCCATTCTTTTACAATATTGTTCTTTCATTTTCAAACATGAGCCTTGCTCATTTAAGTGACTGGTCAATTGTGGGCTTTGTACAGTATGTGCAGGTATTCAAAGAACCGAAGCTTTATGAGATCTTCCTGAAAACAATCATCTGGACAGCTGCAAATATTTTCTTCCACGTGACCATCGGCGTTACACTCGCGCTCTTTTTGAATCAGAAATTGCCCGGAACCACACTTTTCAGAGTGCTGCTTATTCTTCCCTGGGCAGTACCTCAGTATATTGTTGCACTCACCTGGAGAGGAATGTTCAACTATGAATATGGTTCAATAAACCAGATATTGATGCAGTTCTTATCAATGAATCCGATTGAGTGGCTTAAGTCTCCGGTTGAGGCATTCATTGCAGTTATTATTACGAATGTGTGGCTTGGATTTCCTTTCATGATGATCATTGCTCTTGGCGGCTTGCAGAGCATTCCAGCGGAACTGTATGAAGCAGCCGATATTGATGGCGCTAAGTGGTATCAGAAACTGAGGAATATCACCATTCCTCTCTTAAAACCGGTAATGATTCCTGCAATTACACTCGGCATTGTCTGGACCTTTAACAACCTTAATGTGGTCTGGCTAGTAAGTAATGCGGGGGAACCATCGGATAGTACCCACATTTTAGTTTCGTTTGTGTACAAAGCTGCCTTTAATCTGTACCGGTACGGATATGCCGCAGCATTCAGCGTAATATTATTCATCTTCCTTGCCGTTTTCTGGTATTTCTTCCAGAGGAAAACAAAGGCAACGGAATCTGTTTATTAA
- a CDS encoding MFS transporter gives MLDMQKKLTTAFYAILSLPATAMGFALSVQISALSWILSTKFGLDLHEIGYVWAAGPLAGIFGQVIIGLISDKAWFWGGRRRPFIFIGGPIAALMLLALPNIGEIADAVGMTNLIVVATVVALTLDLAINISFNPTRSIIADVTPEGDNRTKGYTWMQTISGFFGVLAYIIGATWGNIALIYIGVAIVFLFSVVPVIFIKEPRELTVSEEKTVDAGGSARSNFSELMKLYIAHGFSWIGVQTMFVYTIGFIQQNLGTSSDTETGQVISISFAVLNTIGFILPALVFSKMSSKMGRVRTHFSSLIVMAAAYLYIALVAGSPMEMYAAMAFAGVGWAAIVSLPFAIMSEKVDKNRMGYYMGIFNLSVVIPQLIVSLVIGNFIQAAENKNIIYLIASVSLAISAVLWKSVKDTPPAENINTTTSSGH, from the coding sequence ATGCTTGATATGCAGAAAAAACTTACAACGGCATTTTACGCAATCCTGAGTCTTCCCGCTACTGCCATGGGATTTGCACTCTCGGTGCAGATCTCAGCATTAAGCTGGATTCTTTCTACCAAATTCGGGCTTGATCTTCATGAGATAGGATATGTATGGGCTGCGGGGCCATTGGCTGGTATATTCGGACAGGTGATTATCGGTTTGATCAGTGATAAGGCTTGGTTTTGGGGCGGAAGACGAAGACCGTTTATCTTTATCGGAGGTCCGATTGCAGCCTTGATGCTGCTCGCTTTACCGAATATAGGAGAAATAGCTGATGCAGTCGGAATGACTAACCTGATTGTTGTTGCAACGGTGGTTGCGCTTACTCTTGATCTTGCTATCAATATCAGCTTTAATCCGACCAGATCAATAATTGCAGATGTCACTCCGGAAGGGGATAACAGAACCAAAGGATATACCTGGATGCAGACGATATCAGGGTTTTTTGGAGTGCTTGCGTATATCATTGGAGCGACCTGGGGAAATATTGCATTGATTTATATCGGAGTGGCAATTGTATTTCTTTTTTCAGTTGTGCCGGTTATTTTCATTAAAGAGCCGAGGGAACTGACTGTTTCAGAAGAAAAAACTGTGGATGCAGGCGGATCAGCCAGGAGCAATTTTTCTGAATTGATGAAGCTTTATATCGCTCACGGTTTTAGCTGGATTGGCGTGCAGACGATGTTCGTCTATACGATTGGTTTTATCCAGCAGAACCTGGGAACTTCCAGCGATACAGAAACAGGGCAGGTAATCTCTATCTCATTTGCAGTGCTTAACACCATTGGATTCATTCTCCCCGCGTTAGTGTTCTCAAAGATGAGCAGTAAAATGGGAAGGGTAAGAACGCATTTTTCAAGTCTTATTGTAATGGCAGCAGCATATCTGTATATTGCGCTTGTTGCCGGCAGTCCGATGGAAATGTACGCAGCAATGGCGTTTGCAGGGGTTGGCTGGGCAGCAATAGTAAGCCTTCCTTTTGCTATTATGTCAGAAAAAGTTGATAAAAACCGGATGGGGTATTATATGGGTATATTTAATCTGTCTGTGGTTATTCCGCAGCTTATCGTTAGTCTGGTAATCGGAAATTTTATACAGGCAGCAGAGAATAAAAATATTATTTATTTAATCGCATCAGTCAGTCTCGCGATATCTGCTGTATTATGGAAAAGCGTTAAAGATACCCCTCCAGCAGAGAATATAAATACAACCACCTCATCAGGACATTAA
- a CDS encoding MFS transporter, producing MSFGFLGIQFGFALQNANVSRIFETLGASIDELPILWIAAPTTGLLVQPIVGYLSDRTWSRLGRRRPFFLAGAILSSIALIAMPHSPALWVAAGMLWMMDASINISMEPFRALVADLLPSDQRTSGFAVQSFFIGTGAVVASALPYIFTNFFGIPNTAEKGMIPPSVKYSFYVGAFAFITAIIWTVIKTKEYPPEDMEKFLKEKEETKGFLKGAADIFNSLLAMPRTMKQLAVVQFFSWFALFAMWIYTTNAVANHIYGATDTSSKEYNDAGDWVGILFSAYNLFAALFAFLLPVIAAKTNRKTVHAISLVTGGLALVSFYFIKDPNMLLISEMGIGLAWASILAMPYAILAGSLPPEKTGVYMGIFNFFIVIPQIVAAGILGFFVKNFFGGESIYALILGGASMMIAALLTLNVEDKD from the coding sequence ATGAGCTTCGGGTTCCTGGGAATTCAGTTTGGGTTCGCTCTGCAAAATGCCAATGTAAGCCGGATTTTCGAAACCCTGGGGGCTTCAATTGATGAACTGCCGATCCTTTGGATTGCTGCACCCACAACAGGTCTTCTGGTTCAGCCGATAGTCGGATATCTTTCAGACCGAACCTGGAGCAGATTGGGAAGACGCAGACCGTTTTTCCTTGCCGGAGCAATTCTTTCTTCTATTGCCCTCATTGCCATGCCACACTCCCCGGCTCTCTGGGTTGCAGCCGGAATGCTCTGGATGATGGATGCTTCCATAAATATCTCCATGGAACCCTTCCGCGCACTGGTTGCTGACTTGCTTCCATCAGATCAACGAACTTCAGGATTCGCTGTTCAATCCTTCTTTATCGGAACCGGTGCCGTTGTTGCTTCCGCTCTTCCTTATATTTTTACGAACTTCTTTGGTATACCCAACACTGCAGAGAAAGGAATGATTCCCCCTTCAGTGAAATATTCCTTTTATGTAGGAGCATTCGCCTTCATAACAGCAATAATCTGGACTGTCATTAAGACAAAAGAATATCCGCCGGAGGATATGGAAAAATTTCTTAAAGAAAAGGAAGAGACAAAAGGGTTTCTGAAGGGGGCTGCTGATATTTTTAATTCTCTGCTTGCCATGCCCCGCACCATGAAACAGCTTGCAGTGGTTCAGTTCTTTTCCTGGTTCGCGCTTTTTGCGATGTGGATATACACCACAAACGCGGTAGCGAATCACATTTACGGAGCAACCGATACCTCATCCAAGGAATATAATGATGCCGGTGACTGGGTCGGGATTCTCTTCTCAGCCTACAATTTATTCGCCGCACTCTTTGCCTTCCTTCTTCCCGTTATTGCAGCTAAAACAAACCGGAAGACTGTTCATGCAATTAGCCTGGTGACTGGCGGACTTGCCCTGGTTTCGTTTTATTTTATAAAAGACCCCAATATGCTTCTCATCTCTGAAATGGGTATTGGTCTTGCTTGGGCTTCCATCCTCGCGATGCCTTACGCGATTCTCGCCGGTTCACTCCCGCCTGAAAAGACAGGAGTATATATGGGTATTTTTAATTTCTTTATTGTTATACCCCAGATCGTGGCAGCAGGAATTCTGGGATTCTTTGTTAAAAATTTCTTCGGGGGAGAATCAATTTACGCGCTCATCCTTGGCGGGGCTTCTATGATGATTGCCGCACTCTTAACCCTTAACGTTGAAGATAAAGATTAA
- the fni gene encoding type 2 isopentenyl-diphosphate Delta-isomerase, with translation MAKDLAKRKREHLKLCLTDKVAFRKKTSGFEAYDFVHHAATSVSLDKINLQSGFFGFNSSLPFIISCMTGGTDETNNINRKLAVAAAKLSIPLGLGSMRYALHSDEHDHILHEIRSLAPSVPLIGNIGIAQITKREGFEKLLRLVHDIRMDAIAVHFNPLQELFQQHGEPESARLDGSFEEFVRYIKIPVIAKEVGSGITAKPAKELLMAGVAGIDTAGAGGTSWSGVEFLRSRQDDEETDFFWDWGIPTSYCIKTLKKLKKKKNFLLIGSGGVNDAMTAAKALALGADFAASARSVLIALEKGGPDGVVAMFEKWGDILKKTMYLTGSHTLRDFRNRTLIRYEKYY, from the coding sequence ATGGCAAAGGATCTGGCTAAGAGAAAGCGGGAGCACCTCAAATTATGTCTGACGGATAAGGTGGCTTTCAGAAAAAAAACCTCAGGTTTTGAGGCGTATGATTTTGTTCATCACGCAGCCACCTCTGTCTCCCTGGACAAAATTAACCTCCAGTCCGGTTTCTTTGGCTTTAATTCCTCACTCCCTTTTATTATTTCTTGCATGACGGGAGGGACAGATGAAACAAATAATATTAACAGGAAACTGGCAGTAGCAGCCGCAAAACTTTCAATTCCTCTTGGTCTCGGAAGTATGCGATATGCTCTCCACTCTGATGAGCATGATCATATCCTGCATGAAATAAGATCACTCGCGCCGTCAGTACCGCTGATCGGCAATATTGGAATCGCACAGATTACAAAAAGAGAAGGATTTGAAAAACTTCTCCGGCTGGTACATGATATCAGGATGGATGCAATTGCCGTCCACTTTAACCCTTTGCAGGAGCTGTTTCAGCAACATGGTGAACCGGAATCTGCCAGATTAGACGGTTCTTTTGAGGAGTTTGTCAGGTATATAAAGATCCCTGTGATCGCAAAGGAAGTCGGCTCCGGTATAACTGCTAAACCGGCAAAAGAATTACTGATGGCAGGTGTCGCCGGTATTGATACTGCAGGCGCAGGGGGAACCAGCTGGTCCGGGGTTGAGTTTCTCAGAAGCAGGCAGGATGATGAGGAGACTGATTTTTTCTGGGACTGGGGTATCCCGACTTCTTACTGTATTAAAACATTAAAGAAGCTGAAAAAGAAAAAAAATTTTCTGCTTATAGGGTCAGGCGGTGTGAATGATGCAATGACCGCGGCAAAAGCCCTTGCGCTTGGTGCAGATTTTGCCGCAAGTGCAAGATCAGTGCTCATCGCGCTTGAAAAAGGAGGACCTGACGGTGTTGTCGCGATGTTTGAGAAGTGGGGAGATATATTGAAAAAAACCATGTATCTGACCGGTTCTCACACTCTGCGGGATTTCCGGAACAGAACGCTTATTCGTTACGAAAAATATTACTGA
- a CDS encoding chorismate-binding protein, producing MDKRTEISSLLNRVLRGRGNALFLTPPGYQEGKSLLLSSPVYVKAVRGLKDIREIERRRTENPENFGALLLDYEFGFRLEEKISRLSFTDSDITGVYYEYQPEKSEVIDPATITLYPKKRKQYRVFNQVLSDSPDSYGEKVERLKEYIARGDTYQINLTTEAYFTLDGDLTAFIIDLLKKQSAQYITIINTGAHLTISVSPELFFRVRGDKILTAPMKGTIKRGKNLQEDEIRKEQLGNSAKDRAENLMIVDLLRNDLGKICEFGSVNADRLFEIETYETVHQMVSYISGKLRAGTGLSDIITALFPCGSITGAPKFRSMEIINELERRKRGLYTGSIFFFTPEETTANVAIRTAELFADSDTPKRYRGVLPLGSGVVWDSTPDGEYAEILKKGEFLTRRHNDFRLFETCYFDGEKIPLLDLHLNRLKGSAKFHLFLFDEAAIKEALRENFTPGQELIMKLLLGKWGELEVQTRPYEKIYRHLRVLLSDNGVNSESQEFYFKTTLRDFYDEEFSCALHAGYDEVLFLNEHGRITEGSWTNFFYELGGQLYTPEVSEGLLDGVLRQKLLAEGTLRERNISPEDLAQCARVFMGNSVRGLMPVAEVRSGKNRLFYNKN from the coding sequence ATGGATAAACGGACGGAAATAAGCTCTTTGCTGAATCGGGTACTCCGCGGCAGGGGGAATGCACTCTTTCTGACACCTCCGGGCTATCAGGAAGGGAAAAGCCTGCTTTTAAGCTCACCCGTTTATGTGAAAGCAGTTAGAGGGCTAAAAGACATTCGGGAAATTGAGAGGCGAAGAACTGAAAATCCAGAGAATTTTGGGGCACTTTTACTTGATTATGAGTTTGGCTTCCGGCTTGAAGAGAAGATTTCCCGATTATCCTTCACGGATTCAGACATCACCGGGGTTTATTATGAATATCAGCCTGAAAAGTCTGAAGTAATTGACCCCGCAACCATAACGCTTTATCCAAAAAAACGGAAGCAGTACAGAGTTTTCAATCAGGTACTGTCTGATTCGCCTGATTCCTACGGGGAAAAGGTAGAGCGGCTGAAAGAATATATCGCAAGGGGAGATACCTATCAGATCAATCTGACTACTGAAGCATATTTTACTCTTGATGGAGATCTGACTGCTTTTATTATTGACCTGTTGAAGAAACAGTCAGCACAATATATAACTATTATAAATACTGGTGCGCATCTCACTATTTCAGTTTCCCCGGAACTATTCTTCAGGGTGAGAGGGGATAAAATCCTTACTGCCCCGATGAAAGGTACCATTAAGCGGGGCAAAAATCTTCAGGAGGATGAAATAAGGAAGGAACAGCTAGGAAACAGCGCCAAAGACAGGGCTGAGAATCTCATGATTGTGGATCTGCTCCGGAATGATTTGGGGAAAATCTGTGAATTTGGTTCCGTGAATGCTGACAGGCTGTTTGAAATTGAAACCTATGAAACCGTCCATCAGATGGTTTCTTATATCTCAGGAAAACTTCGTGCGGGAACCGGTTTAAGTGATATCATAACGGCCCTTTTTCCCTGCGGCTCAATTACCGGTGCTCCCAAGTTCCGGTCAATGGAAATTATTAATGAACTTGAGCGAAGGAAAAGGGGCTTATATACAGGGAGTATTTTCTTTTTCACGCCAGAAGAAACAACAGCAAATGTGGCTATAAGAACCGCGGAGCTTTTTGCCGATTCTGATACTCCTAAAAGATACCGGGGAGTGCTCCCTCTTGGCAGCGGAGTAGTCTGGGATAGTACTCCGGATGGGGAGTATGCTGAAATCCTGAAAAAGGGGGAATTCCTGACCCGCAGGCATAATGATTTCAGATTATTTGAAACATGTTACTTTGACGGGGAGAAAATACCTTTGCTTGATTTACATCTAAACAGGCTGAAGGGGTCCGCTAAATTTCATCTTTTCTTGTTTGATGAAGCGGCAATAAAAGAAGCTTTGAGAGAGAATTTCACTCCCGGACAGGAATTAATTATGAAACTGCTTCTAGGAAAATGGGGGGAACTGGAGGTTCAGACAAGACCATATGAGAAGATATACCGGCATTTAAGAGTATTGCTTTCAGATAACGGAGTGAATTCAGAAAGTCAGGAATTCTACTTCAAAACCACTCTGAGGGATTTTTATGACGAGGAGTTTTCCTGTGCCCTTCATGCCGGATATGATGAGGTACTATTCCTTAATGAACATGGCAGGATAACAGAAGGAAGCTGGACTAACTTTTTTTATGAGCTCGGGGGGCAGCTTTACACCCCCGAAGTTTCTGAAGGGCTGCTTGATGGCGTGCTTCGGCAGAAACTTCTGGCTGAAGGAACACTCAGGGAAAGAAATATTTCACCTGAGGATCTGGCACAATGTGCCAGGGTCTTTATGGGTAATTCCGTAAGGGGGCTGATGCCTGTAGCAGAGGTTAGAAGTGGAAAAAATCGGCTTTTTTATAATAAAAACTGA
- a CDS encoding MFS transporter, whose product MEFVERGSYYGVMSVLSVYMILSVQDGGLGFSKEGVGVIKSVITPILYLLPILSGTIADRFGYRKTLMFAFTVMSLGYFATGLVSSYEQVFLALILMVVGAGTFKPVISGTIARTTDESNSTLGFGIFYWSINLGAFLFPLILVPYLKAISWSYIFFMAAIGTGSLLLLNIFLYKEPHRPKNNKPLSQVFKEMLMVLGDFRFILLIVLYSSFWILYFQMFDTVLWFLGDYIDVTPMNQAVNSFLGIFISNPQWSFDAEHVTVLNALTIITLQIFISKIVQKYHALPTMIAGLVMGTIGIAILSISNSIWVFMSGIIIFSIGEMTAHPKFLSYVGIIAPPDKKALYLGYSFLYGVIGSGVGGILGASLYTHYVDGLNSPSTMWLIFTGIGCFSIIGLLLYNKFILKGKTE is encoded by the coding sequence ATGGAATTTGTGGAGAGAGGATCCTATTACGGTGTAATGTCCGTATTATCAGTCTATATGATTCTGTCCGTGCAGGACGGAGGGCTCGGTTTTTCTAAAGAAGGTGTGGGAGTAATTAAGAGTGTCATAACTCCGATACTCTATCTCCTTCCGATATTATCAGGAACAATTGCTGACCGGTTTGGTTACAGGAAAACTCTGATGTTTGCCTTTACGGTGATGAGTCTGGGGTATTTCGCAACCGGATTGGTTTCTTCTTACGAGCAGGTATTCCTCGCTCTGATCCTCATGGTGGTTGGAGCCGGAACATTCAAACCGGTAATTTCCGGTACCATTGCACGCACCACAGACGAGAGCAATTCAACTCTTGGATTCGGAATTTTTTACTGGTCCATCAACCTTGGTGCATTCCTTTTCCCTCTGATCCTTGTCCCCTATTTGAAAGCAATCTCATGGTCTTATATATTCTTCATGGCTGCAATCGGCACCGGCTCCCTTCTGCTGCTGAATATTTTCTTGTATAAAGAGCCGCATCGCCCCAAAAATAACAAGCCTCTAAGCCAGGTCTTCAAAGAAATGTTGATGGTGCTGGGTGATTTCCGGTTTATTCTCCTCATTGTGCTCTACTCTTCATTCTGGATTCTCTATTTCCAGATGTTTGATACCGTTCTCTGGTTCCTGGGTGATTACATTGATGTCACTCCGATGAATCAGGCAGTAAATTCATTCCTCGGCATCTTTATTTCAAATCCGCAGTGGTCATTTGATGCTGAACATGTTACAGTTCTTAATGCACTTACCATCATCACACTGCAGATATTTATATCAAAGATCGTTCAGAAGTATCATGCTCTCCCGACCATGATTGCTGGCCTGGTTATGGGTACCATCGGTATCGCAATACTTTCCATTTCAAACAGCATATGGGTATTCATGAGCGGCATCATCATTTTCTCTATCGGTGAAATGACTGCCCATCCTAAATTCCTCAGCTATGTCGGAATAATAGCTCCGCCTGATAAGAAAGCTCTTTATCTGGGCTATTCATTCTTATATGGGGTTATCGGAAGTGGTGTCGGAGGAATTCTTGGTGCATCGCTTTACACCCACTATGTTGACGGACTTAATTCCCCCTCAACTATGTGGCTTATTTTTACCGGTATCGGATGTTTCTCGATTATCGGACTGCTTCTATATAACAAGTTTATCTTAAAGGGAAAAACGGAATAA